The Streptomyces sp. DG1A-41 genomic sequence CATGTCCTCCCGTCGCAGAACCTGCCCCGCGTGCCGTCGCGAGATCGCCGTCGTCGCCGGACGGTACGCGCGCCACGACCCGCCCGGCGCCCGGGAACACGGCGAACTCACCTCATGCCCGGGCTCCCGCCGCCAGGCCCTGCTCGGCCCGGAACAGCCCTCCCTGGACGGCTACGCGGTCCCCGACTTCCCGGGCCAACTGCCCCTGTTCTAGGAACGGTTCCCCGGCGTCGTCAGTTCCCAGCCACCGACTTCACCGCCACGGACACCGGAGCCGGCCCGCTGATCAGCTCCAGAGTGAGGCCGGCCGTCGCGGGGGTGTCCACCAGCTCCGCGAGTACGGTGGCCACGTCGTCGCGCGGGATCGGGCCACGACCCGTGTGCGCCTCCAGGCGTACCAGGCCGGTGCCGGCGTCGTCGGTGAGCTGGCCGGGGCGCAGAATCGTCCAGTCCAGCGCGTCCAGCCCGCGCACGTACGCGTCCGCCTCGCCCTTGGCGCGCAGGTACACGTCGAAGATCTCGTCGCCCTTGTGCTCCGGGTCGGCGCCCATGGACGACACGATCACGAAGCGCCGTACGCCCGCCCGCACCGCCGCGTCCGCGAAGAGGACCGCCGCGGCCTTGTCCACCGTGTCCTTGCGGGCCGCCCCGCTGCCCGGTCCCGCGCCCGCCGCGAACACCGCCGCGTCGGAGCCCCTGAGCCGCTCCGCGACCTCGTCCACGGACGCCGACTCCAGGTCGAGCACGACCGGTTCGGCACCGGCCTCCCGCAGATCGTCGGCCTGTTCGGCCTTGCGGATGATCCCCGCGACCTCGTCCCCGCGCGCGGTGAGCAGCCGCTCCAGCCGCAACGCGATCTGACCATGACCACCAGCGATTACAGTACGCATGCCTTCGACCGTACGCCCGGACAGCACCGTCCGCCGCACGACTTGAGCCACACCCCGACACCCCTACCGCCCCGCGCCCTACGACAACTGCCCCCGCCCCTGCCGCGGCAGCCCCAGCTCCACCGAAGCCGCCGAACTACAGAACTCCCGCACCGCGCTGGTCCGCGCCACCACGCGCCCCCGGTGCACCACCACCCGGCTGTAGGCCAGTGACAGCACCCCCGCCAGCCGGTCCCC encodes the following:
- a CDS encoding SDR family oxidoreductase produces the protein MRTVIAGGHGQIALRLERLLTARGDEVAGIIRKAEQADDLREAGAEPVVLDLESASVDEVAERLRGSDAAVFAAGAGPGSGAARKDTVDKAAAVLFADAAVRAGVRRFVIVSSMGADPEHKGDEIFDVYLRAKGEADAYVRGLDALDWTILRPGQLTDDAGTGLVRLEAHTGRGPIPRDDVATVLAELVDTPATAGLTLELISGPAPVSVAVKSVAGN